In Streptomyces sp. NBC_00344, the genomic window CGACGCCGAATACGCGCTGGAGAAAGCGGTCGTCGCGGTTGCCAGGGCGGCGCGGTCGGGGCGTTGACGCGCCCCCGATGAGGTGTGCCGATGGGCGCCTCACCGGGGGCGGGCGGACCGCCGTCGCGCGGGGGCCGCTATGCCGCGCGCTGCCAGCTCACCGGGGGCTGGTAGGGCTGGCGGCGCCAGGCGGCGAGCGATTCCACCGTGGCCGGCGGAGCCGTCGGAAGGTCCGCGCCGAGGGAGAGCAGCACCACGGTCAGGGCGGCCAGTTCGGCATCGGTCGGGACGCCTCGGATGATGCGGAACAGGGGTTCGTTCGGCGGGTTCGGCACTCGGTCTCCTTACTGCGGCGGATTGCCGTGCTTGCGGGACGGCAGGTCGGCGTGTTTGCCCCGGAGCATGGCGAACGCGGCGGAGAGCACGGCCCTGGTCTCGGCCGGGTCGATGACGTCGTCCACCAGGCCCCGCTCGGCCGCGTAGTACGGGTGCATCAGCTCCGACTTGTACGCGGCGATCTTCTCGGCCCGGACGGCCTCCGGGTTGTCCGCAGCCGCTATCTCCCGGCGGAAGATGACGTTCGCCGCGCCCTCGGCGCCCATGACCGCGATCTCGTTCGTGGGCCAGGCGTAGGTGAGGTCCGCGCCGATGGACTGGGAGTCCATGACGATGTAGGCGCCCCCGTACGCCTTCCTGAGGATCAGCGAAATGCGGGGCACGGTCGCGTTGCAGTACGCGTACAGCAGTTTCGCGCCGTGCCGGATGATGCCGCCGTGTTCCTGGGAGACGCCGGGCAGGAAGCCCGGTACGTCGACCATCGTCAGCAGCGGGATGTTGAACGCGTCGCAGAGCTGGACGAAGCGGGCCGCCTTCTCCGAGGCTTCGATGTCCAGCACTCCGGCGAGGAACTGAGGCTGGTTGGCCAGGATGCCCACCACCCGGCCGTCGATCCGGGCCAGCGCGCAGATGATGTTGCGGGCCCAGTGCTCGTGGATCTCCAGGAGGTCGCCGTGGTCGACGATCTCCTCCAGGACCTTGCGCATGTCGTACGGGCGGTTGCCGTCCGACGGAACCAGGTCGAGCAGTACGTCGTTGCGGCGGTCCGCCGGGTCGTCGGGCTGGACGGCCGGGGCCACCTCCCGGTTGTTCGACGGCAGCATCGAGATCAGATATCTGACCTCCGCCAGGCAGGTCTCCTCGTCGTCGTGGACGAAGTGGGCCACCCCCGAGACGCCGGCGTGGACGTCCGCGCCGCCGAGGCCGTTCTGGGTGATCTCCTCACCGGTCACCGCCTGCACGACGTCCGGTCCTGTGATGAACATCTGCGAGGTGTCCCGGACCATGAACACGAAGTCCGTCAGTGCGGGTGAATACGCGGCGCCGCCCGCACAGGGGCCCAGCATGACGGAGATCTGCGGAATCACCCCGGACGCACGGGTGTTGCGCTGGAAGATGCCGCCGTAGCCCGCGAGCGCCGAGACACCCTCCTGGATGCGTGCGCCGGCTCCGTCGTTCAGCGAGACGATCGGCGCACCCGCCGCGATCGCCATGTCCATGATTTTGTGGATCTTGGTCGCGTGGGCCTCACCCAGGGCGCCGCCGAAGATGCGGAAGTCATGGGCGTACACGAAGACCGTGCGGCCTTCGACTCTGCCCCACCCGGTGATGACACCGTCGGTGTACGGCTTCTTCGCCTCCAGGCCGAAACCCGTCGCACGGTGCCGGCGCAGCTGCTCGACCTCCTGGAAGGTGCCGGGGTCCAGGAGCAGTTCGATGCGCTCGCGGGCGGTCAGCTTGCCCTTGGCGTGCTGGGTGCTGGTCGCCTTCTCGCTGGGTCCGAGCTTGGCCTGCTCGCGCAGTACGTGCAGTTCGGCGACCCGCACGGCCGCGGTCTGTGGCGGCGGCTGGTCGGTCACGGTCATGGCCGGTCCCCTCTCGTCATGGTTGATACGGAGCTGTTGTGGCCCGCGCCCGGACCGCGTCGAGCAGGGTGGCCTGCTCCAGGCACTCCCCGGCGTCCGGCGACTCCACCGCCCCGGAGCGGACCGCCTGCGCGAACGCCCCTACGGTGGCGGCCACTTGGTCGTGCGGGGCCAGGGTCAGTTCCCGGGGCCCGTGCGCGTCGGTGATCCACACCGCCGGTTTGTGGTCGGCGGCCGGAGTGAACGCGGGTTCGACGCGGATGCGTCCCTCGCTGCCCCAGAGTTCGTACGCGGAGCGGTAGGCGTGCTCCATGCCGAAGGCCAGCTGCCCGAGTACGCCGTCCGGCGACCGGACGAGTACCGCGCCCGCGGTCTCCACCGCGGAGCCGGAGGTCTTCTCCAGCGCCGCGCCGACGATCTCCAGTCCCGCGCCGAGGAAGTACAGCGCGGCACGCACCGGGTAGTAGCCCACGTCCAGCAGGGCGCCACCGCCCAGTTCGGGGCGGTGCCTGATGTTGCCGGCCGGCAGCGAGGGGATGGCGAAAGCGGCGCTGAACGCCCGCAGTTGACCGATGGCGCCGCTCGTCACGAGTTCCCGTACGACCGAATGCTGCGGATGGTGGACGAACATCACGTTCTCCATCAGCACCAGGCCGGACGCGCGGGCGAGGCCGAGGAGCGCCTCGGTGGTGGCACGGTCGGCGGTGAGCGGCTTCTCCGCGAGTACGTGCTTGCCCGCGCGCAGGGCCCGGCCGGCCCATTCCGCATGCAGGGAGATGGGCAGCGGGACATAGACGGCGTCCACGTCGTCCCGCTCCAGGACCGCGTCGTAGGACCCGACGGCCGCGCAGCCGAACTGGTCCGCCACCTCCCGCGCACGGCCGCCGTCCCGGCTCGCCACTGCGGCCAGTTCGATGTCCGGGTCGGCCGCCATGGCGGGCAGCACCCGCCGGCGGGCGATGTCGGCGGTGCCCAGGACAGCGATCCGCAGGGGTCTTTCAGTCATCCGTCAGGTGTCCCATGGCGTTGAGGCAGGCCAGGAGGGTTCTCGCCTGCACATTGACGTAGTGTCCATGCTTGATCAGCGCCGTGAGCTGGCTGATCGTTACCCACTGATACCCGGCCGGCGGCTCGACCGGCGCCTCGTTCTCGTCCGCCTCGACGACCAGATAGCGGTTTTCGGCGTACAGGAAGCGTCCGCCCTCCTCCGAGTGGATGGTGTCGTACCGGATGCGCTCGGCGGGCGCGGACAGCACCAGGTCGAGGAACGGCGGGCGGAAGTCCAGGCCGTCGAAGTTGTCCGGGGAGCACTGCACGGTGGGGGCGAGTTCCACCGTGTCGAGGAAGCCGCCCTCGATCTTGGCATTGGCGAGGACGTGCAGGACCCCGTCGAAGGAGCGGGTGACGAAGGCCGCGACACCCCGGCTGCTCGGCTCGATCAACGGCTGTGTCCAGCTGGTCACCTCACGGTTGCCGGCCTGCACCTCGACAGCCACCACGTTGAACCAGCGGCCGTCGTCCTTGCCGATGCGGAACTCGTCGCGGGTCCAGTCCGGGACGTCGTCGAGCGGTATCCGCTCGGCCCGTACGTCGTAGCGCGAACGTTCCGCGGTGAACCAGGAGAGCAGGTCGACATCGCTGAGCAGCGCGCCGGCCCGCGGGCTGCGGGAGCGGGCAAGCGACCGGCTGAAGCCGTCCCCGCCGACGTCGTCCGCACCGTAGGCGGGCAGGCAGCCGAGGACCGTACGGGAGTCCATGTTGACCAGGTTGTCCAGGTGCAGCAGTTCGGATATCTGCCCCAGTGTCAGCCAGCAGAAGTCCTCGTCGAGCGGGACGTCGCCGTCCACTTCGACGATCATGTTGCGGTTGCTCTTGTGGTAGAACCACGAGCCGTGCTCGGACTGCAGCACATCGGCGAGGATCCGGCCGCGCTCGGCGCCGGTGAAGTACTGGATGTACTTGACGTCCGTGCCCTTGTGGACCTTCGTGTAGTTGCTGCGGGTCGCCTGCACGGTGGGGGAGAGCTGGAGCAGGTTACGGTTGCCCGGCTCCATCTTGGCCTGCATCAGGAAGTGGAGTACGCCGTCGAACTCCTTCACCAGGATGCCCAGGATGCCGACCTCGGGCTGCTTGATGATGGGCTGGTACCACTCTTTGTGCGGGCCGTCGTCGGTGGTGACGTGCAAGCCCTCCACACTGAAGAATCGTCCGCTGGAATGCACCAGGTTCCCGGTGTCCGGTTCGAAGGACCAGCCGCGCAGCTCGGAGAACGGGACACGTTCGACGCTGAAGCGGCCCGCCTTCCTTCGCCCGGTGAACCAGTTGTGGAACTCCCAGGTGCTCAGGAGCCCTTCGGTGACGGAAGCGGAGGCGGCTATCCGCTCGCCGACCGACACCGGCTCGCGGGGCTGGACCACCGCCTGAAAACCGGTCAGCTCCGCAAATGTGGACGACATGGACGCTCACTCCTCTTCGGGAAATCTGTGCTGGAGGGTTGCTGGGGGTGACTCACCAGCGGGAGACGAATTCCCGGATCGAGGCCGTCATGTAGTCGGTGTGCTCATCGGTGAGCCCCGGGTAGACGCCGATCCAGAAGGTCTGCTCGGTGATGATGTCGGAGTTGGTGAGGTCGCCGACTATCCGGTGCGGGGCATCCACGTACGCGGGCTGGCGGGTGAGGTTGCCCGCGAACAGGTTGCGGGTGCCGATCTTCCGCTCCTCCAGGAAATTCACCAAGGCTTTGCGCTGGAACGGCGCGTCCGGGTCGACGGTGATCACGAAGCCGAACCAGCTGGGCTCGCTGCCGAGCGTGGCCTCCGGCAGGATCAGGTGCGGCACGCCCTCCAGCCCCTCCCGCAGGCGCTTCCAGTTGTGACGGCGGGCCGTGGTGAAGTCGTCGACCTTGTCGAGCTGGGTCAGGCCGAGAGCTGCCTGCAGGTCGGTGGCCTTGAGGTTGTAGCCGATGTGCGAGTAGATGTACTTGTGGTCGTAACCGGCCGGCAGCGTGCCCAGCTGGTACTGGAAGCGCTTGAAGCAGCGGTCGCTCTCTCCCGGCTCGCACCAGCAGTCCCGGCCCCAGTCGCGCAGCGACTCGACGATCCGGGCCAGCGCCAGGTTCGACGTGAGGACACAGCCGCCCTCGCCCATCGTCAGGTGGTGCGCGGGGTAGAAGCTGACCGTGGTCAGGTCGCCGAAGGTGCCGGTCAGCTGTCCGTTGTAGAGCGAGCCGACCGCGTCGCAGTTGTCCTCGATGAGGAAGAGGTCGTTCTCCTCGGCGATCTGGGCGACCTCTGCGACCTGGAACGGGTTGCCGAGTGCGTGAGCGACCATGATGGCCCGGGTCTTGGGGCCGACGGCTGCCTTGATGCGCTCGGCGGTGGTGTTGTAGGTCTTCAGCTCGACATCGACGAAGACGGGTATCAGCCCGTTCTGCAGGATCGGGTTGACGGTGGTGGGGAAGCCCGCGGCGACGGTGATGACCTCGTCCCCTGGCTTGAGGCGGCGGTCCTCCAGATGCGGTGACATGAGCGCCGACATGGCGAGCAGGTTCGCCGACGAGCCCGAGTTCACCAGGTGGGCCTTGCGCCGCTTCATGTAACGGGCGAATCTGGACTCGAACTTGCGGGAGCTGGTGCCGGCGGCGATCCGCATGTCCAGCGCCGCCTCGACCAGCGCCATCCGGTCCTCCGGCTCGAGTACCGCGCCGGACGGCCAGATCTCACTGGTCCCCGGCTCGAACTCGCGGGACGGCTCCTTCTCCAGGTGGTATTCGCGCACCTGCTCCAGAATTCGTGCCTTGGTCTCATTCATTCCGGCTGCCTCCATGATCGTCAGTGCGGCACGAAGCCCTCAGCGGTGACCCGATACGGCCATCGTTGACGGGGGGACTTGAAGAGCGCTGGACAACGGCTCGCGGTCGGCGCAGGCACGGGCCTGCGCGAGCAGGTCGCGCAGCGAGTCGTCCAGGCTGCGCCGTGGGCGCCAGCCGAGCAGGGTGTCCGCGAGCCCGATGTCCATGCGCTGCCACTCCGCCTCCGGAGGGCGGCCGCCCGCGCTCGGCGCCTCCACGATCTCGGCTGCCGCCTCGGCGAGTTCGGTCAGCCTGACCACCAGGCTGCTCACCGAGACAGCCTGGCCGCCACCGATGTTGACGACCCGGCCCGAGGCATCGGAGCAGGCCGCGG contains:
- a CDS encoding acyl-CoA carboxylase subunit epsilon, which gives rise to MPNPPNEPLFRIIRGVPTDAELAALTVVLLSLGADLPTAPPATVESLAAWRRQPYQPPVSWQRAA
- a CDS encoding NDP-hexose 2,3-dehydratase family protein; the encoded protein is MSSTFAELTGFQAVVQPREPVSVGERIAASASVTEGLLSTWEFHNWFTGRRKAGRFSVERVPFSELRGWSFEPDTGNLVHSSGRFFSVEGLHVTTDDGPHKEWYQPIIKQPEVGILGILVKEFDGVLHFLMQAKMEPGNRNLLQLSPTVQATRSNYTKVHKGTDVKYIQYFTGAERGRILADVLQSEHGSWFYHKSNRNMIVEVDGDVPLDEDFCWLTLGQISELLHLDNLVNMDSRTVLGCLPAYGADDVGGDGFSRSLARSRSPRAGALLSDVDLLSWFTAERSRYDVRAERIPLDDVPDWTRDEFRIGKDDGRWFNVVAVEVQAGNREVTSWTQPLIEPSSRGVAAFVTRSFDGVLHVLANAKIEGGFLDTVELAPTVQCSPDNFDGLDFRPPFLDLVLSAPAERIRYDTIHSEEGGRFLYAENRYLVVEADENEAPVEPPAGYQWVTISQLTALIKHGHYVNVQARTLLACLNAMGHLTDD
- the rfbH gene encoding lipopolysaccharide biosynthesis protein RfbH — its product is MNETKARILEQVREYHLEKEPSREFEPGTSEIWPSGAVLEPEDRMALVEAALDMRIAAGTSSRKFESRFARYMKRRKAHLVNSGSSANLLAMSALMSPHLEDRRLKPGDEVITVAAGFPTTVNPILQNGLIPVFVDVELKTYNTTAERIKAAVGPKTRAIMVAHALGNPFQVAEVAQIAEENDLFLIEDNCDAVGSLYNGQLTGTFGDLTTVSFYPAHHLTMGEGGCVLTSNLALARIVESLRDWGRDCWCEPGESDRCFKRFQYQLGTLPAGYDHKYIYSHIGYNLKATDLQAALGLTQLDKVDDFTTARRHNWKRLREGLEGVPHLILPEATLGSEPSWFGFVITVDPDAPFQRKALVNFLEERKIGTRNLFAGNLTRQPAYVDAPHRIVGDLTNSDIITEQTFWIGVYPGLTDEHTDYMTASIREFVSRW
- a CDS encoding Gfo/Idh/MocA family protein; protein product: MTERPLRIAVLGTADIARRRVLPAMAADPDIELAAVASRDGGRAREVADQFGCAAVGSYDAVLERDDVDAVYVPLPISLHAEWAGRALRAGKHVLAEKPLTADRATTEALLGLARASGLVLMENVMFVHHPQHSVVRELVTSGAIGQLRAFSAAFAIPSLPAGNIRHRPELGGGALLDVGYYPVRAALYFLGAGLEIVGAALEKTSGSAVETAGAVLVRSPDGVLGQLAFGMEHAYRSAYELWGSEGRIRVEPAFTPAADHKPAVWITDAHGPRELTLAPHDQVAATVGAFAQAVRSGAVESPDAGECLEQATLLDAVRARATTAPYQP
- a CDS encoding acyl-CoA carboxylase subunit beta; translated protein: MTVTDQPPPQTAAVRVAELHVLREQAKLGPSEKATSTQHAKGKLTARERIELLLDPGTFQEVEQLRRHRATGFGLEAKKPYTDGVITGWGRVEGRTVFVYAHDFRIFGGALGEAHATKIHKIMDMAIAAGAPIVSLNDGAGARIQEGVSALAGYGGIFQRNTRASGVIPQISVMLGPCAGGAAYSPALTDFVFMVRDTSQMFITGPDVVQAVTGEEITQNGLGGADVHAGVSGVAHFVHDDEETCLAEVRYLISMLPSNNREVAPAVQPDDPADRRNDVLLDLVPSDGNRPYDMRKVLEEIVDHGDLLEIHEHWARNIICALARIDGRVVGILANQPQFLAGVLDIEASEKAARFVQLCDAFNIPLLTMVDVPGFLPGVSQEHGGIIRHGAKLLYAYCNATVPRISLILRKAYGGAYIVMDSQSIGADLTYAWPTNEIAVMGAEGAANVIFRREIAAADNPEAVRAEKIAAYKSELMHPYYAAERGLVDDVIDPAETRAVLSAAFAMLRGKHADLPSRKHGNPPQ